Proteins from one Cryptomeria japonica chromosome 4, Sugi_1.0, whole genome shotgun sequence genomic window:
- the LOC131034979 gene encoding uncharacterized protein LOC131034979, translating to MISYIQNLDGVVITEEKEIVAEVVQFFKSLLSEEASVFNDSFVFAIPRLISNEDDVMLMAPFSIQEVKEVIFSMPSDKAPGIDGFIALFLKKYWPFLGEDPHLVLEEARCNRSILKELNTTLIAIIPRLENPKSFVDFHPISLCNTLYKIITKAIFVQLANLIPKIVSGEQRGFVLGREMTEGDIVAHEILHSISQLSILDMILKLDMMKAYDRVSWQALSCVLKNFGFGVK from the coding sequence ATGATCTCCTATATTCAAAATCTTGATGGAGTTGTTATTACAGAGGAGAAAGAGATTGTCGCTGAGGTTGTCCAGTTTTTTAAGTCCTTGTTATCTGAGGAGGCATCTGTCTTTAATGATAGTTTTGTTTTTGCTATTCCTAGACTAATTTCTAATGAGGATGATGTAATGTTAATGGCTCCTTTCTCTATTCAAGAAGTAAAGGAGGTTATTTTTTCAATGCCATCTGATAAGGCTCCTGGTATTGATGGTTTTATTGCTCTCTTTCTTAAAAAATATTGGCCTTTTCTTGGGGAAGACCCTCACCTTGTTCTAGAAGAGGCTAGATGTAATAGGTCGATTTTGAAGGAGCTTAACACAACTCTTATTGCTATCATTCCTAGATTAGAGAATCCTAAATCTTTTGTGGATTTTCATCCAATTTCCTTATGTAATACCTTATATAAAATTATCACTAAAGCTATTTTTGTACAGCTTGCTAATCTCATCCCAAAGATTGTTTCGGGGGAGCAGAGGGGTTTTGTCCTTGGTAGGGAAATGACGGAAGGGGATATTGTGGCCCATGAGATTTTGCATTCTATCTCTCAACTTTCTATTCTGGATATGATACtaaaattggatatgatgaaggcttatgatagggtaagTTGGCAAGCGCTCTCATGCGTGCTTAAGAATTTTGGGTTTGGGGTAAAATGA